The following proteins come from a genomic window of Lolium rigidum isolate FL_2022 chromosome 5, APGP_CSIRO_Lrig_0.1, whole genome shotgun sequence:
- the LOC124654879 gene encoding uncharacterized protein LOC124654879, with protein sequence MVREFLAVLARAVLQWALASLLLANGAAFCLIAAVASSLRLGPPCLLCARVHRLLCSSSSDVGCSQEQDAFRRLLCDAHVAAIAQRTCSPSDHVDRGTKHDSDKPGGLEAHRRVVSIGSEICEQDRGGDNEHPRATGLSNLERTASIGSGNGEGPYVSMFELGPIVAFPEENQECAKGLDETPELTVSGLVAALRAQRRELEAVRAELESERRAKAGEVERRRQLEEQGEFDREAVRVAMQLVHETETEKHGLQRQLDACRVRAQLHDVAVDPDSAPFNRLGSRRSRDGGGDLIEQEDCDDNNYQSLVDFLPGSVYSSSPDLANLLKLYTEGNGARRVRDGDTGIKEALIAEDEEEEEQLAITVSAVSGFNGGNDEDASSVAAASLHESGSSHVQTALSW encoded by the exons ATGGTCCGCGAGTTCTTGGCCGTGTTGGCGCGCGCGGTGCTGCAGTGGGCGCTGGCGTCGCTGCTCCTCGCCAACGGCGCCGCCTTCTGCCTCATCGCCGCCGTGGCCTCGTCGCTTCGCCTCGGCCCGCCCTGCCTCCTCTGCGCCCGCGTCCACCGCTTgctatgctcctcctcctctgacgtCGGCTGCAGCCAAGAACAAGACGccttccgccgcctcctctgcgACGCCcacgtcgccgccatcgcgcaAAGGACGTGCTCTCCTTCCGATCACGTCGACAGAGGGACGAAACATGATTCGGATAAACCTGGAG GTCTGGAGGCTCACCGCCGTGTTGTCTCGATCGGCAGCGAGATCTGCGAGCAAGATCGTGGCGGCGACAATGAGCATCCTCGTGCCACCGGCCTCAGCAATCTCGAAAGAACCGCGAGCATCGGCAGCGGCAACGGCGAAGGCCCGTACGTATCCATGTTCGAGCTTGGCCCCATCGTCGCTTTCCCAGAAGAAAATCAGGAGTGTGCCAAAGGGCTCGACGAGACGCCGGAGCTGACGGTGAGCGGCCTCGTCGCGGCACTCCGAGCCCAACGGAGGGAGCTCGAGGCGGTGCGCGCCGAGCTCGAAAGCGAGCGGCGCGCCAAGGCGGGGGAGGTGGAGCGCCGGCGGCAGCTCGAGGAGCAAGGTGAGTTCGACCGGGAGGCGGTGCGGGTCGCCATGCAGCTCGTCCACGAGACGGAGACGGAGAAGCACGGGCTGCAGCGGCAGCTCGACGCGTGCAGGGTCAGGGCGCAGCTACACGACGTCGCCGTGGACCCGGACTCGGCTCCGTTCAACCGGCTGGGCAGCCGCCGGAGTCGGGACGGTGGCGGTGATTTGATCGAGCAGGAAGACTGCGACGACAACAATTACCAGTCGCTGGTGGATTTCTTGCCGGGTTCGGTCTACTCCTCGTCGCCGGACCTGGCCAACCTGCTGAAGCTGTACACCGAGGGCAACGGCGCTCGCCGTGTGAGGGATGGCGATACTGGTATCAAGGAGGCACTGAtcgccgaggacgaggaggaagaggagcagctCGCCA